In Gossypium arboreum isolate Shixiya-1 chromosome 3, ASM2569848v2, whole genome shotgun sequence, the sequence GACATCTGTAATTTATTTCAAACTGGTTCAGGTTTTTTTAATTCGTCGGTAACTTCTGATTTCAATCATGAAACCACAAAATCACGCAAGTCAACAAAATAGAttttggttttcaaaattaaaaaatcagAGAAAATTTTTCgttgtaaaataattaatttcttaAGTGTGTCTGCAAACGAGCAAATGGTCTTAATGGTTGGTTGCCAGAGTTGAAATTGCTAAGTACTTACTGAAAACAATTTTCTAAACGAATCGATGTAATTTATCCAGATTTGGTCATAACTTCTAGgctaagtttggggtgttacagactatATGACTTTTATGAATTGAAATAAGGTATGAATGGGTAACGAAATGTTTAGGATACattatatgtttgaatgagaTGTACTCACCTTGTACATGTGGTATGTGTTGGTAGGATAAAGAATTTAGTTAAgcaatatatatgtatgaatgtttTGCAAGGTGAGTTTAATGTTTTAAACtagtgaacttactaagcatatttaATGCTTACCTTGTTTAATTTTCCCTTCCTTGTAGAGAAATTGGTGGAACTCGATGAGCGGATCAATCCACAACTCACACTATCTAACTCCTGTTTCAGAAGAATTATTTTAACTCTACGCCGGGtcaagtggcatgtatagaaggTCTACTCAGTGGAATTGAATGTGAAACGAGTGTTGATGTATtgaacattatatatatatatatatatatatatatatatatgtatatactctTTCATGATGCTTTTTCAATGCTGGCATAGACAAATAGTACGCTTGAAATGAAAATAATTGCATGTGTTAAATATGTTAACATATTTTGGATAATTGGCGAACTTATAAATGCAGACTATTTGGGCGGATAATAATGTAATAaaaacaagcagtggatagtcaTTTAGCTGATAGGCTCGGGCGGTCAATTTTTTGACGGACTTCCTTAACgcgttttgtttaaaattttttatatagaaTTATAAAATACCTGAAACTAATAATATTGTTTAAACCTTGATTAGTCTCACATATGTTTATACCTCTATTATATATGTGTCATCATAATAGAATTTGAATGACTTTAAAATAGATTTCTTTGATGGTTTTGCATGTGAATGTCTTTGTTTTTCATAGCACTATGTAACTCGGGTTCGACGACGAGGccgggctaggggtgttatagGACTACCCAACAGAGAGACTATTTGGGAATCAACCGAGACATTGAGTTAGTTCCAAGTCAAGTCAAACTAGTGGCATTCCAAGGACGAGATGAGGGCATTGTGAAATGGGTTggggagaatgtcatgggttgCGGATTAAAGCTCATTACCGTTGCGCACAAAACGTCCCATGGAGGTTAACTTATTaaatggggcttatttgacccgTTTGAACTGGCCCGACTCGTGGAACCCATGGAGAAGCTTTGGTGGACCAATGAAACAATCCAGTAAAACTAGAGTTACTAGGGTAAATATTGTAAATCCTAAAGGATAAAATTGTAGAGAGTTTAAATCTCTTAGGACTCTCAATTGTAGATAGGCTCTAATCTTGCTTGTCGATGTAACTCAATCTGTACTGTTGGATTTggaggagctcaactataaatagaggtcttCCCCTTCATTTGTATTCATCTTATTGTATTCTTTCTTGAGTTAAAGATTGAGAGCATTTATCCAAACATCTTGTGTGTATTATTTTCTTGTGGCTTTTCAATTTTCTCGTTGCTCTTTCATTTTGAGTTGCTTCTGCTATATTTTTTGGCGCCTTAGAGAATTTCCACGAAAATTCTCATCTTTTGAGAGCTAGGCTAACTTAAATTTAAAGTAAAGATAAAGTAAAGATATCGCTTAAAGTCGTACAATTTATCAAACTAAATTCTAACCCTATAACAGAAGCACATATGACAATGGCACAACTTTAAAAGAGTAAAAGAGAGGCTATTTGagatggttaaattttaatttgtgtggatttaaacttatatttttatttgtttgtaatttttttctttcattgtaggAATGATTAAATAAATAGATTTTTCATGGATGGTTGAACCTATTTATTAGAAAATCAATTGCTTCAatcatataatttaaattaaaagaattgatgaAGCCATCTGAATGGATAAAATCCATataaattttagggtaaattacatcAACAATCACTCAAGTTTGGGGTAGCTAACAAAACAATCCGCTAGGTTTCCTTCAGTCactcaatttttgaaaaataacaaaacagtcactaacGTTATAAAAAAGTGACAAAACAGTCACAAATTAATAGTTGGGACTGCTGATGTGgccagttaacttgccacgttggaTGTCCACAGTGGAAAACCACCCAATTTaagaagaaattaaaaaaaaaaaacctaaaaaaaacCTTAATAatagagaagaagaaaaagaagaagaaaaagaagaagaaaatgtgtCAAGAAATTTTATATTCCGGTGATCATTCCGAACTCCAATGATTAGAGTTCATAATTTTCTAAACTCCGTCAAGAAATTTCATAGTCCAATGACCATTCCCAAATTCCAACATGGaaaaaatttgaaacaaaatgaaaaataCACAACACCATCCTAGGGACTTGACTTTTTCTTCATCACCATTTTTTTGTGAATGGAAATTTGCAGAAAAGGGGAAATTATCgttatttgaaaaaaaatcaaagaatatTGTAGCCAAGGGGATGGTTTTTGAGAAACTATTCGCATATACAACTTTGACCTACCGAAAGCCGCTAGTGATGATTTAAATCAGGCTGGAAGAATCAAAGAACCAAATATAGAAGGAAAAAAATGAACCCaaaataaaaactcaaaaaataaAAGAACCTATTTTCGTCATTGAAACACCATGTCTTTGCAAATGTAAAGTTTTTGTTGGGGAATATAATGTATCAAGAGTTGCAGAGTAggtaagaaaatttcattaaacatatgtttttttctttgaaaaaaatGGTGGATTGGGTTTCAGAGGCTGTGTGTATTTGTACAAATGACATAATTTGTCTGCAGTTTCAGTGGCAACAATGAGATGCCATAAGCCTAGTAGTTGATTTTGGAATCATTGGAGGCATCTCCattttttctcctcctccttctcctccttctcctcctcctcttcttctttttcttctttttctcttcttaaaCCCTAAATTGGTGATGATAGGGCTATTAAATTGGTGGGTTTTTGACACCAAGCATGTCGTCATCTGCCATGTCACTTTGCCGTGATGTTTGTGATGGAAAACGGCAAAAAAGACTATTTTGTCACTTttccaaagttgagtgactgaaatgaaaccaAAGTGGTTATTTTGTCAGCTACCCAAAATTGAATGACTGTTGGTATAAGTTACCCTAATTTTTATTTCGAGCTTTCTATAAGTAGAAAAGTAACTGAAAATTTAAACCATGGAAGGGCTAagatgtgtggttaaatgtgggGCGTAAAAAGAAATAGAGGCCTCCAAAGATTACGTTTAGTccctcacaaaaattaaaatattctatttatttttgaaatttttaattaaatataaaaattatattcttttatccttataaaaaaattaaaaatttaaacataaaacttttatttttaactcATTATCTACttagtttttatatttcaaaTGCACAATCAAACCAACATTTGCGGTCCAAAGCAGGAGCAGTACAGACCAGATTCAAATTGGAAATGTTTTTTTTTGGTAGAAAACACCCAAaataattacaacattatttcaATATCATGCATAAAACGACTATACATCCTTAATTAATCAAGAATCTCTTCCAAGAATTCCTGGAAAAACTACGAGGATATAAGGGGATACACATAAAAGCTTTAAATTTTGAGGAATGATCAAATTACATAAATGAAAGGGTAAATTTTCTATTTGGTCTTCCAATTTTTAGAgcactttcattttggtcatcTAAAATAAAATCCTTGAAATTTCGTCACTCAACTTTTAAAACACTTTCATTTTTGGTCATCCAACCATTAAACCTCTAACGTCAATTATATTGTACATACCATATCATGTTTatactttcattttggtcatccaattttttcaatattaaaattttaaatttcaacacatcaaaatcaattaaataaattgttgaaaatttttatccTTCTAAATTCATTACtgtaatattgaaattaattaatttaatatcctaaattttaaattttattttaaatttccagattATTCTTAATGGAATCAACTTGAAtaactcatatttaataattgtttACAAAAAATATAATCTCCGATCTTCCGTGCTaagctaaaagaaaagaaaaaccttgcaatcaattaaattaattgtttgtgAAAAATTCTAGATTTTGTTTGGCATgaaaaataaagttaaataatTGCAATGAGTTTTCTTTACTTTTAGCTTAATATGAAAAATTCAAGACTatataatcaaaagaaatttaagttttatagacaattattaaatttgatttattttaactgattttaatttagtaacataaaataaaaatttaaaatttaaaagagattaaattaattaatttaatttacttaATTTCAATATTACAGTAATAGATTAACTGATACTATCAAgggataaaataaaattttaatgttaaaaaataaaactttcagcaatgaaataaataattagaaattaaaaatttttaaagcattattttattatttattattttttcacttttattttaatgtttttttacttcaactaatatttaaaaataaaagttttggATGAACAAAATGAAATGTGTCTTTAATCAACCaccataaaaaattaaattattggaCATCATTTCATTTTCGTGACCCTAAAAGTTGAGTTGCCTACCGGTTAGTTTACCTAAATGAAATACCTTAGAAAATGCGTGCTTGCTCCACTTCCCGAGCCCGGATCTGGGTAACTGCCCGCGATTTCATTTttacatttatttaaaattgattttgACTTTATTCAACCGAAATTACCTTCAGCAATGGGATTTGCTTAGCTTTTCCAATATTATCATTTTGAACATTTAGATATAATCCTTCAATGCATTGGTACAaatatttcaacataaaattttaaatattttaattttttttttaatttatgaaacTATCCATTTCATCTTCTCTCATATTGTTGTTGATTCAAAGACTTGATattgtatattttaaatatattcaagaaataagaaaacataagaatatcttttacttaaaccTAAAATTGTTTCTGCTAATATATCAAAAATTGTTATGTTACACAATTTCATCCATGATCATCACCCCAGCagataaagagaaaaaaaaaacaaaaaatcaatCTACTTGTTTCCATTGTTGAGCTTAGTTACAAGACAGTTCTCTATCACTTCATCACAAAGTTCAAGTGTGGTTTCCATGTTCCCTTCTTCATAGTTTATATCAACAAAATAACAATATATCTCTTTATCTGCTGCCATCCCTTTTTGTCTCATCTCATCAAAAATCTCCCTTGCCTCTTTCAACTTTTTCCTCTTAATGAAACCCTTGATCAGATCATTGTATGAAGTAGCTGTAAGATCATACCCCTTCTCAATCATTTCTCTTCGTAAGAACCATGCTTCTTTCATATTCCTTGCTTTACAATGCCCTTTTATCAAAATGTTATAGGAGTTGGCATCCGGCATCACTCCTTGCGCGCACATACCTTTCCACATTGCAGCTGTGGCACGCATATCCTTCCGAATGCAGTACTGCTTCATAAGATAATTATACGTGGTTGCGTTCGGCTTTATACCCTTTTCCAACAGCCATTGTAGTAACTTCTCACCATCTTCCAGCATTCCAGACATGCAAAAACCATTCATCAGCACATTGAATGTAACAAGAGTGGGTTGTATCCTTCTATCCAACATCTTCCTCAGAAGCTCATAAGCCTTATCCATCTCCCCTGTCTTACAGTAAGCATCCATTAATGTGGTATATGTAATAACATTGGGATGAAGCCCTGCGGTCTCCATATCATCCATCAGTTTAATAGCTTGAGCAATATTTCCTGATTTACAGAGCCCATTAACAAGAGAGTTGTAAGTAAAGATATTTGGTTGAAGGCCCCTTCCACACATTTCATGAAGAAGCTCATTGGCTGTATCTACCTCCCCGCATTTACAAAGGCCATCAGCAAGTGCAGTATAAGTCACAACATTTGGTATAAGCCCCATTTGCACCATCTGATTATGGAGGGAGAACGCCTCTTTCATTTCACCTGCCTTACAATAACCATCAATAAGTGCTGTGTATGTAAATTCATCGGGTTCCAACCCTCTTCCAAGCATTTCTTGAAAGATATTACAAGCTTCTGTCATCTTTCCAGTTCGACATAACCCACAGATTATAGATGTATAAGTTAATAAATCAGGGATAATTTTTCGACCCTGCATCTCATTTAACAACTTGTACGCAAGAGCAATATTCCCTAGCTTACAAAAACCATCTATGAGAGTTGTGTATACCACAATATCAGGGAGTATTCCCTGGTTCAACATATCTCTCAAAGCTTTCTCTGCTTCAACTACCTTACCAGTCTCACACAATAGATATATTATGCTGCTATAGGTATAAGGGTTGGGCTTTAATGCTTTACTTTGCATTTCGTCAATTAGCCTTAACACCATTTGCAGCCTCCCCACATGACAATATCCATCAATTATGGTGCTGTATGTTACAACATCCGGAAGACAGCCCCTCAACTCCATCTGCAAGAGTAAACGGTGGG encodes:
- the LOC108474666 gene encoding pentatricopeptide repeat-containing protein At1g05670, mitochondrial yields the protein MIKFAVSSLSHCFQLLSHCYPQSFAPKSGPPFFKRYLGPILHLSDSANTRPFPDYSPKKPTVKDSELVHQISNAIKLRRSEPVCRVLKPYESKFRSDHLIWVLMNIKGEYRLVLDFFEWACLRRDPILEARCIVIQIAVASKDLKMAHQLIHDFWSKPDLDIGLSLNYILERLIYTYKDWGSDPKVFDVFFQVLVEVGLLDEGKKLFDKMLNYGLIISVDSLNIYLSKLRDHFDGFLRAIKVFFELPDVGICWNTASYNIIIHSLCQLGKIKEAHRLLLQMELRGCLPDVVTYSTIIDGYCHVGRLQMVLRLIDEMQSKALKPNPYTYSSIIYLLCETGKVVEAEKALRDMLNQGILPDIVVYTTLIDGFCKLGNIALAYKLLNEMQGRKIIPDLLTYTSIICGLCRTGKMTEACNIFQEMLGRGLEPDEFTYTALIDGYCKAGEMKEAFSLHNQMVQMGLIPNVVTYTALADGLCKCGEVDTANELLHEMCGRGLQPNIFTYNSLVNGLCKSGNIAQAIKLMDDMETAGLHPNVITYTTLMDAYCKTGEMDKAYELLRKMLDRRIQPTLVTFNVLMNGFCMSGMLEDGEKLLQWLLEKGIKPNATTYNYLMKQYCIRKDMRATAAMWKGMCAQGVMPDANSYNILIKGHCKARNMKEAWFLRREMIEKGYDLTATSYNDLIKGFIKRKKLKEAREIFDEMRQKGMAADKEIYCYFVDINYEEGNMETTLELCDEVIENCLVTKLNNGNK